From one Brachypodium distachyon strain Bd21 chromosome 4, Brachypodium_distachyon_v3.0, whole genome shotgun sequence genomic stretch:
- the LOC100839739 gene encoding protein ELF4-LIKE 4, which translates to MEDDSGISNGGEELVNRGGAGEKNNGAAAATGGKAVQALQRRFTEVQEILERNRVLIQEIGQNHATREPGGLSRNVALIRELNNNIARVVNLYSDLSYSFSSSLAVPKNNPASFAANTPNADVSPAADVANTSFAGNYAAAAKGAYKRPRSTQ; encoded by the coding sequence ATGGAGGACGACAGCGGCATCAGCAACGGCGGGGAGGAGCTCGTGAACCGGGGAGGAGCGGGGGAGAAGAACAacggcgcggcggcagcgaccgGCGGGAAGGCGGTGCAGGCGCTCCAGCGGAGGTTCACCGAGGTGCAGGAGATCCTGGAGCGCAACCGGGTGCTGATCCAGGAGATCGGCCAGAACCACGCCACCCGCGAGCCCGGCGGCCTCTCCCGCAACGTCGCCCTCATCCGCGAGCTCAACAACAACATCGCCCGCGTCGTCAACCTCTACTCCGACCTCTCCTACTCCTTCTCCAGCTCCCTCGCCGTCCCCAAGAACAACCCTGCCTCCTTCGCCGCCAACACCCCCAACGCCGAcgtctcccccgccgccgacgtcgcgAACACCTCCTTCGCCGGCAactacgccgccgccgctaagGGAGCGTACAAGAGGCCGCGCTCTACCCAGTAG
- the LOC100824338 gene encoding uncharacterized protein LOC100824338, translating to MAQRRRSDALPCLWLLLLLLSLVLTTGLPRGGAVGLMKLPFSPGDVLPILPRQVAWPVMNTLHSAVDLLPSFVAAVAPGDLSPAAWNGSCFAVNEAALELTPGDRNGTDIGGAVLRLKTASAQSWTCMDLYVFATPYRITWDYYFAAREHTLEISSWEEAAELEYVKQHGISVFLMPSGMLGTLLSLIDVLPLFSNTGWGQYSNLAFLEKHMGATFEKRSQPWVANIRKEDIQSGDFLALSKIRGRWGGFETLEKWVTGAFAGHTAVCLKDEKGDLWVAESGFENEKGEEVIAIVPWDEWWEMALKDGSNPQIALLPLHPDIRSTFNESAAWEFARSMVGKPYGYHNMIFSWIDTIGDNYPPPLDANLVMAVMSMWTRLQPLYAANMWNEALNKRLGTEGLDLHGIIVETERRGMSFDQLLTIPEQDEWVYSDGKSTTCVSFILAMYKEAGVFAPFTESIQVTEFTIRDAYMLKIFQNDQARLPSWCQTEADKPTFCQILGEYKMELPEYNTIEPYAKMNENCPSLPPTYKRPSRC from the exons atggcgcagCGGAGGCGCTCCGACGCCCTCCCATGCCTatggctcctcctcctcctcctctccctcgtgCTGACCACggggctgccgcggggcgGGGCGGTAGGGCTGATGAAGCTGCCCTTCAGCCCCGGGGACGTCCTGCcgatcctgccgcggcaggtgGCGTGGCCCGTGATGAACACGCTCCACAGTGCCGTCGACCTCCTGCCCTCCTTtgtcgccgccgtggccccCGGCGATCTCTCCCCCGCCGCCTGGAACGGCTCCTGCTTCGCCGTGAACGAGGCCGCGCTCGAGCTCACCCCTGGCGATCGCAACGGGACCGACATCGGCGGCGCCGTGCTCCGCCTCAAG ACTGCTTCAGCTCAGAGTTGGACATGCATGGATCTTTATGTGTTTGCAACACCATATAGGATAACATGGGATTACTATTTTGCGGCTCGGGAACACACTTTGGAGATTTCATCATGGGAAGAAGCAGCAGAACTGGAATAT GTGAAGCAGCATGGTATCTCAGTTTTTCTCATGCCGTCTGGGATGCTTGGAACTTTGTTATCTTTGATTGATGTCCTACCTTTGTTTTCAAACACTGGCTGGGGTCAATATTCCAACCTGGCCTTTTTAGAGAAGCATATGGGAGCTACATTTGAGAAACGCTCTCAACCATGGGTTGCTAATATTAGAAAGGAGGATATACAATCTGGTGACTTTTTGGCTCTGTCAAAGATTCGAGGACGGTGGGGTGGGTTTGAGACATTAGAGAAATGGGTAACTGGTGCATTTGCTGGGCACACTGCTGTTTGCTTGAAAGATGAGAAGGGTGATCTCTGGGTTGCAGAATCAGGCTTTGAAAATGAAAAG GGAGAAGAGGTTATTGCTATAGTTCCCTGGGATGAATGGTGGGAAATGGCACTCAAGGATGGATCAAATCCTCAGATAGCACTTTTGCCATTACATCCTGATATACGTTCTACATTCAATGAGAGTGCCGCATGGGAATTTGCCCGGAGCATGGTCGGAAAGCCATATGGCTATCATAACATGATCTTTAGCTGGATTGATACTATAGGAGACAATTATCCACCTCCTCTTGATGCTAATCTG GTAATGGCTGTTATGTCAATGTGGACTAGATTACAACCACTTTATGCTGCCAACATGTGGAATGAAGCCCTTAACAAACGACTTGGGACTGAG GGTTTGGACCTTCATGGTATCATTGTTGAGACTGAAAGGCGTGGCATGTCTTTTGATCAGCTGCTCACCATCCCTGAGCAAGATGAATGGGTATACAGTGATGGTAAATCAACCACTTGTGTTTCCTTCATTCTTGCAATGTACAAGGAGGCCGGAGTGTTTGCTCCTTTCACAGAGTCAATTCAGGTCACCGAGTTCACT ATACGGGACGCGTATATGCTCAAGATTTTTCAAAACGACCAGGCCAGGCTTCCTAGCTGGTGCCAAACCGAGGCAGACAAGCCTACCTTCTGCCAGATCCTCGGGGAGTACAAGATGGAGCTCCCAGAGTACAACACGATAGAACCATATGCGAAAATGAACGAGAACTGTCCATCCTTGCCACCAACTTACAAGAGACCATCACGCTGCTGA